A region of Polyangiaceae bacterium DNA encodes the following proteins:
- a CDS encoding protein kinase, producing MLPVVFVDLFDHAELVGLVQAALNGEVALVPVGEQDVRPRPNAFELRVPGLRPVVLLGEPAGEASGGMVPVKLSPFDDAHAGQLLVLACSAPDDPTTGVADKYAPGRWEMLSVVDKIELGDGIELDMPPQSQPVYRKLSTVPHVKGMGEALSAPPRFDTADPMVGRTLAGGKYAIEVALGAGATGIVYRAQQVSLRRAVAVKVMHAHFRAAPGFDKRFHAEALAASKLDHPNVLRVLDFGEEPDGLLYLVMELVTGKELRALFNERSLGRDRELEVMMQVCSALSAAHERGIVHRDIKPENVIIATGADEEGRMVDVVKVCDFGLATVEAPRAGKDDNSLAASAVNLVAGTPQYMAPEQIRGERLDGRADVYAVGVMLFEIATRRLPFDGESVMDVVQMQLYNEPPRPRALDPRVDPRLEKIILRTLAKNRDARYPAARDLRADLRALIDARTAVRDVQRTSVPLDSPESGFLELFIALTTGLAPAGVRDDVERERTIDRLYTATRTAIGGRGEVRFLTRAIDGRDLRVQSGAGETFEIRVLVGHTAEPYVRRLSDVLAQHDVACLALKEGVGRPELADMIWAFETGFTPREVLTRLRERTGRGAVVLSANDLVGRQRPQLPRSVDLALSRIAFDLVGAAGAALASRDPGPFRSGVLDVTSGLSSAEVRALLANLDLAHFAVASLPHLARVDVRRSVMDALSTEQIAELSLIVLDELSSRAGISTGHEGGIARLLAEALVGRDEPETYDVLRRFYEASILGLKELPTALQDWADAELLAYDLSRDAVQILARLQAIPELMAYSQQLERVQRAMRVLARREDTPALWATAARLRELAGGADPGEHSHEALAAKAAETIREPEVLSAIAEALLRGSGDQRSAGIGILRFAGSAGARALLVARERVGDEQSARGRFIAALRAIGDMGVAVVAEQLAQLAAQGPRCSPHDAEDLLRALPEQPSDKLGPIIGEFVRHEAPAVRRAATALLAAALGPRARDALVSAINDTDDGVRIAALAGLRQAGLIDQLAVSRIDRILNATTGASEELRAAAAGALSAVSVDARVAAVDVLRRALRPVRMSFMAMIKDATGSPSESVLVLTTIARVLITLAGPLGRSDVEARARASRGEVKKALLALLGLAG from the coding sequence GTGCTCCCCGTCGTCTTCGTCGATCTCTTCGACCACGCCGAGCTGGTCGGCCTGGTTCAAGCCGCGCTGAACGGCGAGGTGGCGCTGGTCCCCGTCGGTGAGCAGGACGTGCGCCCGCGGCCGAACGCGTTCGAGCTGCGCGTGCCGGGCCTGCGCCCCGTCGTGTTGCTCGGGGAGCCGGCGGGCGAAGCGAGCGGCGGCATGGTGCCGGTGAAGCTCAGCCCCTTCGATGACGCCCACGCGGGGCAACTGTTGGTGCTGGCGTGCTCGGCGCCGGACGATCCCACCACGGGCGTCGCCGACAAATACGCGCCCGGACGCTGGGAGATGCTCTCGGTCGTCGACAAGATCGAGCTCGGCGACGGCATCGAGCTCGACATGCCGCCGCAGTCGCAGCCCGTGTACCGCAAGCTCTCGACGGTGCCGCATGTCAAGGGCATGGGCGAGGCACTCTCCGCCCCACCGCGCTTCGACACCGCTGACCCGATGGTCGGGCGCACGCTGGCCGGCGGCAAGTACGCGATCGAGGTGGCGCTCGGCGCGGGCGCGACGGGCATCGTCTATCGCGCCCAGCAGGTCTCGCTGCGCCGCGCCGTCGCGGTCAAGGTCATGCACGCGCACTTCCGCGCCGCACCTGGCTTCGACAAGCGCTTTCACGCGGAGGCGCTCGCGGCCAGCAAGCTCGACCATCCCAACGTGCTGCGCGTGCTGGATTTTGGCGAGGAGCCGGACGGCCTGCTCTACCTGGTGATGGAGCTCGTCACCGGCAAGGAGCTTCGGGCCCTCTTCAACGAGCGCAGCCTGGGGCGCGACCGCGAGCTCGAGGTAATGATGCAGGTCTGCTCGGCGCTGTCCGCCGCGCACGAACGGGGCATCGTGCACCGGGACATCAAGCCGGAGAACGTGATCATCGCCACCGGCGCCGACGAGGAGGGTCGGATGGTGGACGTGGTGAAGGTCTGCGATTTCGGCCTGGCCACGGTGGAGGCGCCCCGCGCCGGCAAGGACGACAACTCGCTGGCCGCTTCGGCCGTGAACCTGGTGGCCGGAACGCCGCAATACATGGCGCCGGAGCAGATCCGCGGGGAGCGCCTGGACGGCCGCGCCGACGTCTACGCCGTGGGGGTGATGCTGTTCGAGATCGCCACCCGGCGCCTGCCCTTCGACGGCGAGAGCGTGATGGATGTGGTGCAGATGCAGCTCTACAACGAGCCGCCACGCCCCCGCGCCCTCGACCCCCGGGTGGATCCGCGGCTCGAGAAGATCATCTTGCGCACGTTGGCGAAGAACCGCGACGCGCGCTACCCCGCGGCCCGCGATCTGCGCGCGGATCTCCGGGCCTTGATCGACGCGCGCACGGCGGTGCGCGACGTGCAACGCACCAGCGTGCCGCTCGACAGTCCGGAGTCGGGCTTCTTGGAGCTGTTCATCGCGCTGACCACGGGCCTTGCCCCGGCCGGCGTCCGCGACGACGTCGAGCGCGAGCGCACCATCGATCGGCTCTACACCGCGACCCGCACCGCCATCGGCGGGCGTGGTGAGGTGCGGTTTCTGACCCGCGCCATCGACGGTCGCGACCTGCGCGTGCAGAGCGGCGCCGGCGAGACCTTCGAGATCCGCGTGCTCGTCGGTCACACCGCGGAGCCCTACGTGCGCCGGCTCTCGGACGTGCTCGCTCAGCACGACGTCGCCTGCCTCGCGCTGAAGGAGGGCGTGGGGCGCCCCGAGCTGGCGGACATGATCTGGGCCTTCGAGACCGGCTTCACGCCGCGCGAGGTGCTCACGCGCCTGCGGGAGCGCACCGGGCGAGGCGCGGTGGTGCTCTCGGCGAACGATCTGGTCGGCCGGCAGCGGCCCCAGCTGCCCCGCTCCGTGGACCTGGCGCTCAGCCGTATCGCCTTCGATCTCGTGGGTGCGGCCGGCGCCGCGCTCGCCAGCCGCGATCCGGGACCCTTCCGCTCCGGCGTGCTCGACGTGACCAGCGGGCTCTCGAGCGCGGAAGTCCGCGCGCTCTTGGCCAACCTGGATCTGGCTCACTTCGCCGTCGCCAGCCTGCCGCACCTGGCTCGGGTGGACGTGCGGCGCTCGGTCATGGACGCGCTGTCCACCGAGCAGATCGCCGAGCTGTCGCTGATCGTCCTGGACGAGCTGTCGAGCCGAGCCGGCATCAGCACGGGTCACGAAGGCGGCATCGCGCGGCTGCTCGCGGAGGCCCTGGTGGGTCGCGACGAGCCGGAGACCTACGACGTGCTCCGGCGCTTCTACGAAGCGTCGATCTTGGGCCTGAAGGAGCTGCCGACCGCGCTGCAAGACTGGGCGGACGCCGAGCTCTTGGCCTACGACCTTTCCCGCGACGCGGTGCAAATTCTCGCCAGGCTGCAGGCGATCCCCGAGCTCATGGCCTACTCGCAGCAGCTCGAGCGCGTGCAGCGAGCCATGCGGGTCTTGGCCCGGCGTGAGGACACGCCGGCCCTGTGGGCTACCGCGGCGCGCCTGCGCGAGCTGGCGGGCGGCGCCGATCCCGGCGAGCACAGCCACGAAGCGCTGGCCGCCAAGGCGGCCGAGACGATCCGCGAGCCGGAGGTGCTGAGCGCCATTGCCGAGGCCCTGCTGCGCGGCTCCGGAGACCAGCGCAGCGCCGGCATCGGCATCCTGCGCTTCGCCGGCTCCGCGGGCGCCCGGGCGTTGCTCGTCGCGCGCGAGCGCGTCGGCGACGAGCAATCTGCGCGCGGGCGCTTCATCGCGGCGCTCCGCGCCATCGGCGACATGGGTGTGGCCGTCGTCGCGGAGCAGCTGGCGCAACTCGCCGCGCAAGGCCCGCGCTGCTCGCCCCACGACGCCGAGGACCTGTTGCGCGCGCTGCCCGAGCAGCCCTCCGACAAGCTCGGGCCCATCATCGGCGAGTTCGTGCGCCACGAGGCGCCCGCGGTGCGGCGCGCTGCCACGGCGCTGCTCGCAGCGGCGCTCGGCCCCCGCGCTCGAGACGCGCTGGTGAGCGCGATCAACGACACCGACGACGGCGTGCGCATCGCGGCGCTGGCGGGTCTGCGCCAGGCGGGGCTCATCGACCAGCTCGCGGTCTCGCGCATCGACCGCATCTTGAACGCCACCACGGGTGCCAGCGAAGAGCTGCGCGCGGCGGCGGCGGGCGCCCTCAGCGCCGTCAGCGTCGATGCCCGCGTGGCCGCCGTGGACGTGCTCCGGCGCGCGCTGCGCCCGGTGCGCATGTCGTTCATGGCGATGATCAAGGACGCCACGGGCTCGCCCAGCGAGAGCGTGCTGGTGCTCACCACCATCGCGCGGGTGCTGATCACCCTGGCCGGACCTCTGGGGCGGAGCGACGTCGAGGCGCGTGCGCGCGCCAGCCGTGGCGAGGTGAAGAAGGCGCTCCTGGCGCTGCTCGGGCTCGCGGGGTAG
- a CDS encoding YbaN family protein, which translates to MRVAWIFLGLAFTALGFAGLALPLLPGTPFFLLAAWAFARSSPRLLAWLLSLPHIGQAIRDYRNGLGMPRRAKLAAAAVASVAVGTSAIVATSMVVKVAVLLAGVLGVGYVLLRVPTREVVLAAERSE; encoded by the coding sequence GTGCGCGTCGCGTGGATCTTCCTCGGCCTCGCCTTCACGGCGCTCGGTTTCGCGGGCCTGGCGCTGCCCCTGCTGCCGGGGACGCCGTTCTTCCTGCTCGCGGCCTGGGCGTTCGCGCGCTCGAGCCCGCGGCTCCTCGCCTGGTTGCTCTCGCTCCCCCACATCGGTCAGGCGATTCGCGACTACCGCAACGGCCTGGGGATGCCGCGGCGCGCGAAGCTCGCTGCGGCGGCGGTCGCCTCGGTCGCCGTGGGCACGAGCGCGATCGTGGCGACGAGCATGGTCGTCAAGGTCGCGGTGCTACTGGCCGGTGTGTTGGGAGTCGGTTACGTGCTGCTCCGCGTTCCGACCCGAGAGGTCGTTCTGGCGGCCGAGCGCTCCGAGTGA
- the uppS gene encoding di-trans,poly-cis-decaprenylcistransferase, giving the protein MWVGPGRVSRIPSNLHTGPPPPALLFATLSHRKLAWLRETENIVSENGKVRVPRHIAIIMDGNGRWARERGLERVEGHAEGARAVRDAVETAARIGVEYLTLYAFSVANWARPRGEVEALMRLLVDFAKKERSELRSLGIRVNVIGALEDLPTGTRHAVEDLIRYTADGDKMTLTLALSYGGRQDIVEAARALAVRARAGLVLPEEIDESFFHREMTTRSLPDVDLLIRTGGESRLSDFLLYEAAYAELSFLPIMWPDFRPSTLLDAITQFSGKERRFGRTSDQVKRGEAAAFDPLDPAE; this is encoded by the coding sequence ATGTGGGTTGGACCCGGGCGAGTGTCGCGGATTCCATCAAACCTCCACACAGGCCCCCCGCCTCCCGCGCTTCTCTTTGCCACCCTGAGCCATCGGAAGCTCGCTTGGCTTCGGGAGACGGAAAACATCGTGTCTGAGAACGGCAAAGTCAGGGTTCCTCGTCACATCGCCATCATCATGGACGGCAACGGCCGCTGGGCCCGCGAGCGCGGGCTGGAGCGCGTCGAAGGCCACGCGGAGGGCGCCCGCGCCGTTCGCGACGCGGTCGAGACGGCCGCCCGCATCGGCGTCGAGTACCTGACGCTGTACGCGTTCAGCGTGGCCAACTGGGCCCGGCCCCGCGGCGAGGTCGAAGCGCTGATGCGACTGCTCGTCGACTTCGCCAAGAAGGAGCGCTCCGAGCTGCGTTCGCTGGGCATCCGCGTGAACGTCATCGGCGCGCTCGAAGATCTGCCGACCGGCACGCGGCACGCGGTGGAGGATCTGATCCGCTACACGGCCGACGGCGACAAGATGACGCTGACCCTGGCGCTCTCCTACGGCGGACGCCAGGACATCGTCGAAGCCGCCCGCGCCCTCGCCGTGCGCGCCCGCGCCGGGCTCGTGCTGCCGGAGGAGATCGACGAGAGCTTCTTCCACCGCGAGATGACCACGCGCTCGCTCCCCGACGTGGACCTCCTGATCCGCACCGGAGGCGAGAGCCGGCTCTCCGACTTCCTGCTCTACGAAGCGGCCTACGCGGAGCTCTCCTTCCTGCCGATCATGTGGCCGGACTTCCGCCCCTCCACGCTCCTCGACGCCATCACGCAGTTCTCCGGGAAAGAACGCCGCTTCGGCCGCACCTCCGATCAGGTCAAACGCGGCGAAGCCGCAGCGTTCGACCCGCTCGATCCCGCGGAATGA
- a CDS encoding serine/threonine protein kinase, with the protein MDEQKKPDPRQAETVEVAPSDPYAATISATALAGARRASSAVTQAAPIVNVQPTLSFAPEADARFVARYDVRQRLGAGGMGEVRLVNDAATGRDVAMKMMHAGERDGWSQGRARFLREARVQAQLEHPAIVPVYDIGADPEGREYFTMKRIGGRTLSFVLDALGRGKQETLDEYPLNKLLGIFRQVCLAVEYAHRRGVVHRDLKPDNIMLGELGEVYVLDWGLAMVRDLDDDPMPTTTSPVVRHVPQGVSVAGSVMGTPGYMAPEQAMGQGTLDQRSDVYSLGAILFEILTLEPFIQGQGTKQLIESSIRGSDAAARMADKNVPPELTGLCAAATRRAREERLESAQALADGIQDYLDGDRDAELRMRLADQHILAAEGAAERSRTNDGDPIAERRRAMQEAGRALALDPTSARAAAVMMRMLLEPPPVLPPEVEAEVAREETAEARATARQGIGTYFANGAVAVVAAFILGLRDVRWLAAIVIPQWLASAMCVYVAKRERIVAGHVLVIGFFGFAAIAADSGIAGPLILVPAYAAAHVIILSMARTGKYRWVILAMGILSVAIPVALEYTGWITPAYEFVADGIHIRPRFVELPPLALPLGAAEAVATAVIGPAFVGYRQSDVVRRLRRQQHLQAWMLRQLAPEARVVDAAEAAAPHSR; encoded by the coding sequence ATGGACGAGCAAAAGAAGCCGGACCCGAGGCAGGCCGAGACCGTAGAGGTCGCTCCGAGCGACCCGTACGCCGCGACCATCAGCGCCACTGCGCTCGCGGGGGCTCGCCGTGCCTCGAGCGCCGTGACCCAGGCGGCGCCGATCGTCAACGTCCAGCCCACGCTGTCCTTCGCGCCGGAGGCGGATGCGCGCTTCGTCGCGCGCTATGACGTCCGCCAGCGGCTGGGCGCGGGCGGCATGGGCGAGGTGAGGCTCGTGAACGACGCGGCGACGGGCCGCGATGTCGCGATGAAGATGATGCACGCCGGAGAGAGAGACGGTTGGTCCCAGGGCCGAGCGCGCTTCCTGCGCGAGGCACGCGTGCAGGCTCAGCTGGAGCATCCTGCGATCGTTCCCGTCTACGACATTGGCGCGGATCCGGAGGGCCGCGAGTACTTCACGATGAAGCGCATTGGCGGCAGGACCCTGTCGTTCGTGCTGGATGCGCTGGGCCGCGGCAAGCAGGAGACGCTCGACGAGTATCCCTTGAACAAGCTGCTCGGGATCTTCCGTCAGGTCTGCCTGGCGGTGGAATACGCCCACCGGCGCGGCGTCGTGCACCGGGATCTGAAGCCCGACAACATCATGTTGGGCGAGCTCGGTGAGGTGTACGTGCTGGATTGGGGCCTCGCGATGGTTCGCGATCTAGATGACGACCCGATGCCGACCACCACTTCACCCGTCGTACGCCACGTCCCCCAGGGCGTGTCGGTGGCAGGCTCGGTCATGGGGACGCCGGGCTACATGGCTCCGGAGCAAGCCATGGGTCAGGGGACTCTCGACCAGCGCTCGGACGTCTATTCGCTGGGCGCCATCTTGTTCGAGATCCTGACGCTCGAGCCGTTCATCCAGGGCCAGGGGACCAAGCAGCTCATCGAGAGCTCCATACGCGGCTCCGACGCTGCCGCACGCATGGCGGACAAGAACGTTCCTCCCGAGCTGACCGGGCTCTGCGCGGCGGCCACGCGGCGCGCTCGTGAAGAGCGTCTCGAGTCGGCCCAAGCCCTGGCTGACGGCATCCAGGACTATCTCGACGGCGATCGCGACGCCGAGCTTCGGATGCGGCTTGCCGACCAGCACATCCTGGCCGCCGAGGGCGCGGCGGAACGCTCGAGAACGAACGACGGGGATCCGATCGCGGAGCGCCGGCGTGCGATGCAAGAGGCGGGTCGGGCGCTGGCGCTGGATCCGACCTCCGCCCGCGCGGCGGCGGTCATGATGCGTATGTTGCTCGAACCCCCGCCGGTGCTTCCTCCAGAGGTCGAAGCCGAAGTCGCTCGGGAGGAGACGGCGGAAGCCCGCGCCACGGCGCGACAGGGGATTGGCACCTATTTCGCGAACGGCGCAGTCGCCGTCGTGGCGGCGTTCATCCTGGGCCTGCGCGACGTGCGCTGGCTCGCTGCCATCGTCATCCCGCAGTGGCTCGCGTCCGCCATGTGCGTCTACGTCGCGAAGCGCGAGCGCATCGTCGCCGGTCACGTGCTCGTCATTGGCTTCTTCGGCTTCGCCGCCATCGCAGCGGACTCTGGCATCGCCGGGCCGCTGATCCTGGTCCCCGCCTACGCCGCGGCTCACGTGATCATCCTGAGCATGGCGCGGACGGGGAAATACCGCTGGGTGATCCTGGCCATGGGCATCCTCAGCGTCGCGATCCCCGTCGCGCTCGAGTACACGGGCTGGATCACCCCGGCGTACGAGTTCGTCGCGGACGGCATTCACATTCGTCCGCGCTTCGTCGAGCTGCCGCCACTCGCGCTCCCGCTGGGCGCGGCGGAGGCCGTGGCCACGGCGGTCATCGGCCCGGCGTTCGTCGGCTATCGTCAGAGCGACGTGGTCCGGCGCTTGCGTCGCCAGCAGCACTTGCAGGCGTGGATGCTGCGCCAGCTCGCGCCCGAAGCCCGCGTCGTCGACGCAGCGGAAGCAGCCGCGCCTCACTCGCGATAG
- a CDS encoding DUF559 domain-containing protein, translating into MLARDRHQLRRQQLLAERAAAMRAAATASETALWSALRARQLGVEVRRQVVIGDCIADFVVPAQRLIIEVDGSVHRGRRAADARREQKLARLGYRVLRLEAELVERALPEALRRVREALGG; encoded by the coding sequence ATGCTCGCTCGTGACCGTCATCAACTCCGCCGTCAACAGCTCCTCGCGGAACGCGCCGCCGCGATGCGGGCAGCGGCCACCGCGTCGGAGACCGCGCTCTGGTCTGCGCTTCGCGCGCGTCAGCTAGGCGTCGAGGTGCGGCGTCAGGTCGTCATCGGAGACTGCATCGCCGACTTCGTCGTGCCAGCCCAGCGACTGATCATCGAGGTGGACGGCAGCGTGCACCGCGGTCGCCGGGCGGCGGACGCGCGCCGGGAGCAGAAGCTCGCGAGGCTCGGCTACCGCGTGCTGCGGCTGGAGGCTGAGCTCGTGGAGCGCGCGCTCCCGGAGGCGCTCCGCCGGGTACGCGAAGCGCTTGGCGGGTGA
- a CDS encoding group 1 truncated hemoglobin → MNKPLYERLGGHEAIFATVHAFYSKVMADPELSPFFTHLNMQAQADKQIAFLTMAFGGPSRYSGRDLRTAHAGLVARGLGDLHFDRIALHLKDTLNELAVPSGLVGEVLGIVESTRKDVLGR, encoded by the coding sequence ATGAACAAACCACTGTACGAGCGGCTAGGTGGGCACGAGGCGATCTTCGCGACCGTGCACGCCTTCTACAGCAAGGTGATGGCGGATCCGGAGCTGTCGCCGTTCTTCACGCACCTGAACATGCAGGCTCAAGCGGACAAACAGATCGCCTTTCTGACCATGGCCTTCGGTGGCCCCAGCCGGTACAGCGGCCGCGATCTCCGGACCGCCCACGCGGGCCTGGTTGCGCGCGGCCTGGGCGATCTGCACTTCGATCGCATCGCGCTCCACCTGAAGGACACGCTGAACGAGCTGGCCGTGCCGAGCGGGCTGGTGGGAGAGGTGCTCGGCATCGTGGAATCGACGCGGAAGGACGTCTTGGGACGATGA
- a CDS encoding L-2-amino-thiazoline-4-carboxylic acid hydrolase produces the protein MPVTPLSRLTKRELDRFDRSTGIPTALGVIRRHLGLLRTLRVGVSLIVRRDLDPLADVPRAGWDDWREDLCRHQLRTLFHLDDVLRDVIGLDDQAKNALLGDVIVETGARFVAKSVQAPAPEEWAKAPEPERDEFLKSIGERMFNAEIGTVQGGDRELAVDVTACRLVELCNAAGRGHLAPNFCAADSRHFDSEGSLLGLRRGKTIAEGSARCEFRFYYRE, from the coding sequence ATGCCCGTGACCCCGCTGTCGCGCCTCACGAAGCGCGAGCTCGATCGCTTCGATCGATCGACGGGGATCCCGACGGCGCTCGGCGTCATCCGGCGACACCTGGGCCTCTTGCGCACGCTTCGCGTCGGAGTTTCGCTGATCGTGCGGCGGGATCTCGATCCACTCGCGGACGTACCCCGTGCCGGCTGGGACGACTGGCGAGAAGATCTCTGCCGCCACCAGCTGCGCACCTTGTTCCACCTCGATGACGTCTTGCGCGACGTGATCGGGCTCGACGACCAGGCCAAGAACGCCCTCCTGGGCGACGTGATCGTGGAGACGGGTGCGCGTTTCGTGGCGAAGAGCGTCCAGGCGCCGGCGCCGGAAGAGTGGGCGAAGGCGCCCGAGCCGGAGCGCGACGAGTTCTTGAAGTCGATCGGCGAGAGGATGTTCAACGCGGAGATCGGCACCGTGCAGGGAGGCGATCGCGAGCTCGCAGTCGACGTGACCGCCTGCCGGCTGGTGGAGCTGTGCAACGCAGCCGGCCGAGGTCATCTCGCTCCCAACTTCTGTGCCGCGGACTCTCGGCACTTCGACTCCGAAGGCTCTCTCCTGGGCTTGCGCCGCGGCAAGACCATCGCCGAGGGCTCCGCGCGCTGCGAGTTTCGCTTCTACTATCGCGAGTGA
- a CDS encoding response regulator: MRSFTAWSAALSLGLTCSALVGWLGGRPELAALGTSTVPMAPNTALAFIATAGALLLRARGHVLLARVAVSGVALLAVFTVLERALSLGLEVDRWLMSTDATLRGVPLGVMSTYTALAFAPLSVALILPWERRTSRQAASTLATASAMLGAVFLLGYAYRAPLFEGTAEIPMAISTASAFVLLALGVIAVTGADTWPLRPLIAHSVEGLLLRAFAPVLLAAVVAEGLLISTVLRSFPLGNPAIVAATVGVGSSLVLGLAATRIAARVARSIERAERAAAEARDALVEEVVSRARAEASLERARSELLHAQKLQPLAQLAGGVAHDFNNLLSVMLGQSELLATDERLPDGVREVAREIRHAADIATSLTRQLLAFARRQPMQRSALDLNALIAENAGLIRHLAGRDVELETSLGGAGGIVLADRGQVEQVLMNLTVNAGQAMPKGGKLRISTALVDPRAAGVDGELPPGTRQCVLLSVSDTGTGMDATTLARLFEPFFTTKEGARGTGLGLATVHGIVHQSDGCIRVTSTLGRGSRFDIYLPRSASKPLAPAETPERTPVRGRGERVLVVDDDAMVRRSTRRILERRGFVVLEAASGAEALREVERAEDIDVVVTDLVMPAMSGPDLARELRKARPRLRLLFISGYAADTAAEREELDGGAAFLQKPFTPDALTAKLRELLTSAPASLARS, translated from the coding sequence TTGCGGTCGTTCACGGCTTGGTCGGCTGCGCTGTCGCTGGGGCTCACCTGCTCAGCGCTGGTCGGATGGCTCGGCGGCCGACCGGAGCTGGCTGCTCTGGGCACGAGCACCGTGCCCATGGCACCGAACACCGCGCTGGCGTTCATCGCCACCGCCGGCGCCTTACTGCTCCGGGCGCGCGGTCATGTGCTCCTCGCGCGAGTTGCGGTCTCCGGAGTCGCCCTGCTGGCGGTGTTCACCGTCCTCGAACGAGCGCTCAGCCTCGGTCTCGAGGTGGACCGCTGGCTCATGTCTACCGATGCCACCCTCCGCGGCGTACCCCTGGGTGTGATGTCGACTTACACGGCGCTCGCTTTCGCGCCGCTGTCGGTCGCGTTGATCCTGCCCTGGGAGCGGCGCACGTCGCGCCAGGCTGCGAGCACGCTCGCCACCGCGAGCGCGATGCTCGGTGCGGTGTTCCTGCTGGGTTACGCCTATCGGGCGCCGCTCTTCGAGGGCACCGCCGAGATCCCCATGGCGATCTCGACCGCATCAGCCTTCGTCTTGCTCGCGCTGGGAGTCATCGCGGTGACCGGTGCCGACACTTGGCCTCTCCGGCCGCTCATCGCTCACTCGGTCGAGGGCCTCCTCCTGCGCGCCTTCGCCCCGGTGTTGCTCGCGGCGGTGGTCGCCGAGGGGTTGTTGATCAGCACCGTCCTGCGCTCGTTTCCCCTCGGCAACCCGGCTATCGTCGCGGCCACCGTCGGGGTCGGCTCGAGCCTGGTCCTGGGTCTGGCTGCGACGCGCATCGCGGCGCGGGTCGCCAGGTCCATCGAGCGAGCAGAGCGCGCGGCGGCTGAAGCGCGCGATGCACTCGTCGAGGAGGTGGTGTCGCGCGCCCGCGCGGAGGCCTCGCTCGAGCGAGCCCGCTCCGAGCTGCTCCACGCGCAGAAGCTCCAGCCGCTGGCCCAGCTCGCGGGAGGCGTGGCGCACGACTTCAACAACCTGCTGTCGGTGATGCTCGGCCAATCGGAGCTGCTGGCGACCGACGAGCGCTTGCCCGATGGCGTGCGTGAGGTGGCGCGGGAGATCCGACACGCCGCCGACATCGCGACGAGCTTGACCCGCCAGCTCCTCGCATTCGCCCGCCGGCAACCCATGCAGCGCTCGGCCCTCGATCTGAACGCGCTGATCGCGGAGAACGCGGGCCTGATCCGCCACCTGGCCGGCCGAGACGTGGAGCTCGAGACGTCGCTCGGCGGTGCGGGCGGGATCGTGCTCGCCGATCGCGGCCAGGTGGAGCAGGTGTTGATGAACCTGACGGTGAACGCCGGCCAAGCGATGCCCAAGGGCGGGAAGCTGCGCATCTCCACGGCGCTGGTCGATCCCCGCGCCGCCGGGGTGGATGGCGAGCTGCCGCCGGGAACTCGACAGTGCGTTCTTCTCAGCGTCAGCGACACCGGCACCGGGATGGACGCCACGACCTTGGCACGCTTGTTCGAGCCCTTCTTCACGACCAAAGAAGGCGCGCGAGGAACCGGTCTCGGTCTCGCGACGGTACACGGCATCGTCCACCAGTCGGACGGGTGCATCCGGGTCACGAGCACGCTCGGACGGGGCAGCAGATTCGACATCTACCTTCCCCGCAGCGCGAGCAAGCCGTTGGCGCCAGCGGAGACGCCGGAACGGACGCCCGTGCGGGGCCGCGGAGAGCGCGTGCTCGTGGTCGATGACGACGCGATGGTGCGCCGCTCCACGCGGCGAATTCTGGAGCGGCGCGGCTTCGTCGTGCTCGAAGCCGCGTCGGGGGCGGAGGCGCTCCGCGAGGTGGAACGCGCGGAGGACATCGACGTGGTCGTCACCGACTTGGTCATGCCGGCCATGAGCGGACCGGATCTCGCCCGCGAGCTGCGCAAGGCGCGGCCTCGTCTACGCCTGCTGTTCATCTCTGGCTACGCCGCCGACACGGCCGCGGAGCGCGAGGAGCTGGACGGCGGGGCGGCCTTCCTCCAGAAGCCGTTCACGCCGGACGCGCTGACGGCCAAGCTGCGGGAGCTCTTGACGAGCGCCCCAGCATCGCTGGCGCGGAGCTGA